From one Desulfurobacterium pacificum genomic stretch:
- the dapE gene encoding succinyl-diaminopimelate desuccinylase, which translates to MPVEILKELINIPSIYGNEKQIADFVENFIKTENPHLQIHRVNNSIIATTPFDENKQTVALVGHLDTVPGENKYTGKIINGRLYGLGASDMKAGDAVILKIISDLKEKNSKFNLTFIFYEKEEGPYEDNGLKLLISKFSELIKRNDFAFVLEPTDNKIQVGCLGVIHAWFIFKGKRAHSARPWEGDNAIHKGWKLLKTLSEMKPEEYKVGNLSYFEVMNATMVDFKGGRNIIPEEFLINVNYRFTPDKTTKEALKKIEKLAEETETSSLKIWDISPAARPCLDNPILRLFKETFNLPIEAKQAWTDVAQLSEIGVDAVNFGPGQPHQAHQKDEYVEVEKIHTCYHILKEFLLE; encoded by the coding sequence ATGCCTGTAGAAATCCTCAAAGAACTAATAAACATTCCCTCCATCTACGGCAACGAAAAGCAAATTGCAGATTTTGTAGAAAATTTCATAAAAACCGAAAATCCTCACTTGCAAATCCATAGAGTAAACAACAGCATAATAGCCACAACGCCCTTTGATGAGAACAAACAAACCGTAGCCTTAGTCGGTCATTTAGACACCGTTCCTGGTGAAAATAAATATACAGGAAAAATCATAAACGGTAGGTTATACGGTCTTGGTGCCAGCGATATGAAAGCTGGAGACGCTGTCATACTCAAAATAATATCTGACTTAAAAGAAAAAAACTCCAAATTTAACCTGACTTTTATCTTCTACGAAAAAGAAGAAGGACCATACGAAGACAACGGATTAAAACTGCTCATATCAAAATTCTCAGAACTCATAAAAAGAAACGACTTTGCTTTTGTTTTAGAACCGACAGATAATAAAATTCAAGTCGGCTGTCTTGGCGTCATCCACGCGTGGTTCATATTTAAAGGGAAACGGGCACATTCAGCAAGACCTTGGGAAGGCGATAATGCAATTCACAAAGGCTGGAAACTCCTCAAAACGCTAAGTGAGATGAAACCTGAGGAATACAAAGTTGGCAACCTTTCCTATTTTGAAGTAATGAACGCAACAATGGTAGACTTCAAAGGCGGTCGTAACATTATCCCTGAGGAGTTCCTAATAAACGTAAACTACAGGTTTACGCCAGACAAAACTACAAAAGAAGCTTTAAAGAAAATAGAAAAGTTAGCAGAAGAAACTGAAACATCCTCTCTAAAAATCTGGGACATATCACCCGCTGCAAGACCCTGCCTTGACAACCCTATTTTACGTTTGTTTAAAGAAACGTTTAATTTACCAATAGAAGCTAAACAAGCATGGACAGATGTCGCCCAGCTATCCGAAATCGGCGTAGATGCAGTTAACTTCGGTCCAGGTCAGCCTCACCAGGCTCATCAAAAAGATGAATACGTAGAAGTAGAAAAAATCCACACCTGCTACCACATACTAAAAGAATTCCTTTTAGAATAA
- a CDS encoding nitrilase-related carbon-nitrogen hydrolase, with amino-acid sequence MKVAIVQFRSVLGDFKANLEKTIDFIEKAIEDGAEICLFPELNLTGYNVQDITSEIAVTAQQLENSPLKPLSEKISIIVGGIEESEEHVLYNSAFCFSEGKLIHVHRKVFLPTYGMFDEGRFTGAGKEVKTFYLNGVKSTVLICEDLWHFSTVYLSFIQGTKFIFALSSSPGRGYRENGEFGNAKIWKNMGEFYSRMTGSYFFYANRVGVEDGFVFSGKSFACDPFGNVIAEASPFKEEILLVNADLSLIRAARISLPLLRDEKPEIIFNNLRRILDEG; translated from the coding sequence ATGAAAGTAGCAATAGTCCAATTCAGGTCAGTTTTAGGAGATTTTAAAGCTAACTTAGAAAAAACCATTGACTTCATTGAAAAAGCTATAGAAGATGGGGCAGAAATCTGCCTCTTTCCTGAACTTAACTTAACCGGCTACAACGTTCAAGACATAACCAGCGAGATAGCTGTAACAGCTCAGCAATTGGAAAACTCTCCACTAAAACCTCTAAGTGAGAAAATTTCAATAATAGTAGGCGGAATTGAAGAATCTGAAGAACACGTTCTATACAACTCTGCATTTTGCTTCTCCGAAGGGAAACTAATCCACGTTCACCGCAAAGTATTCCTGCCAACTTACGGAATGTTTGATGAAGGAAGATTCACAGGCGCAGGAAAAGAAGTTAAAACGTTCTACCTCAATGGAGTAAAATCAACTGTACTAATCTGCGAAGACCTCTGGCACTTTTCAACGGTATATCTGTCCTTCATACAGGGAACGAAATTCATATTTGCCCTATCTTCAAGCCCCGGAAGAGGTTACAGAGAAAACGGAGAATTTGGAAACGCAAAAATATGGAAAAACATGGGAGAGTTCTATTCCAGAATGACCGGCAGCTACTTCTTTTACGCAAACCGCGTAGGCGTTGAAGATGGATTCGTTTTTTCAGGAAAATCATTCGCATGCGACCCATTTGGTAACGTAATAGCAGAAGCTTCCCCCTTCAAAGAGGAGATACTTTTAGTAAACGCAGACCTCTCTCTAATAAGAGCTGCCAGAATATCTCTGCCTCTCCTAAGAGATGAAAAGCCTGAAATTATTTTCAACAATTTAAGGAGAATCCTTGATGAAGGATAG
- a CDS encoding prephenate dehydrogenase, whose protein sequence is MEWNFKEICIIGLGLIGGSFALNLKLKGFNGKITAIDINPEAIEKGLDLEVIDDGSIKHSIAENADLIVIATPVGVYEEVIRQLLPFISSGTIVTDLGSVKGHIVFKCESLLKGKAPFVGGHPIAGTEKSGVDNAVENLFSGAKFIVTPTPNTDKTALEKVKNLWKNLGSEVIEMDPFFHDIVFASVSHLPHVVAYAIVDAIDKLSNEIGEDLFQLTGGGFRDFTRIAMSDPIMWRDICIENRDNLLKAIKTFKKSIEKVETLIEQVKSEELKDFFEKAKKKRSEVR, encoded by the coding sequence TTGGAATGGAATTTCAAAGAAATATGCATAATAGGTTTAGGATTAATCGGAGGCTCCTTTGCTCTTAATTTGAAACTAAAAGGTTTTAACGGAAAGATTACTGCAATAGACATAAATCCAGAAGCAATAGAAAAAGGACTTGACTTAGAAGTAATAGATGATGGAAGTATCAAACATTCCATCGCAGAAAACGCAGACCTAATAGTTATAGCTACCCCCGTTGGTGTTTACGAAGAAGTAATCCGCCAACTTCTTCCTTTTATTTCATCCGGAACAATCGTCACAGATTTAGGAAGCGTAAAAGGGCACATAGTGTTTAAATGTGAGAGTTTACTAAAAGGGAAAGCTCCCTTTGTGGGAGGTCACCCAATAGCCGGAACTGAAAAATCCGGAGTGGACAACGCTGTAGAAAACCTTTTCAGCGGAGCAAAATTTATTGTAACTCCAACTCCAAACACAGATAAAACCGCACTGGAGAAGGTTAAAAACCTCTGGAAAAATTTAGGTTCTGAAGTAATAGAGATGGACCCTTTCTTTCACGACATAGTTTTCGCCTCAGTCAGTCACCTTCCCCACGTGGTAGCTTACGCCATCGTTGATGCAATAGATAAACTTTCCAACGAAATAGGAGAAGACCTGTTCCAGCTAACAGGAGGAGGTTTCAGAGATTTCACAAGAATAGCCATGAGTGACCCCATTATGTGGAGAGACATCTGCATAGAAAACAGAGACAACCTCCTCAAAGCTATCAAAACGTTCAAAAAATCAATAGAAAAAGTGGAAACTCTAATAGAACAAGTAAAATCGGAAGAACTAAAAGATTTTTTTGAAAAGGCAAAAAAGAAAAGAAGCGAGGTAAGGTGA
- a CDS encoding glutamine amidotransferase-related protein has protein sequence MKAIAVKNIEIEGLGTFKEALERRGVKTEETEASKGLEISPDEFDILIILGGPMGVYEEDKYPFLKQEKELIKQFHEKGKKILGVCLGAQLIANTFGAKVYKGKWGKEIGWYPVFPQDHLEIIYKDEIEVFHWHGDTFDLPEGATRLASSVKYNNQAFRIGNQVIGLQFHLEVTKEDIKNWIEVYKKELQEEGIPEENILATDEKWRRLKIYSDVFIDYFLKL, from the coding sequence ATGAAAGCTATAGCAGTAAAGAACATAGAAATAGAGGGTTTAGGAACGTTTAAAGAAGCTTTAGAAAGGAGAGGCGTTAAAACAGAAGAAACGGAAGCCTCTAAAGGACTTGAAATATCTCCCGACGAGTTTGACATCCTCATTATCTTAGGCGGTCCTATGGGAGTTTACGAAGAAGACAAATATCCTTTCCTCAAACAAGAAAAAGAGCTGATTAAGCAGTTTCACGAAAAAGGCAAAAAAATTTTAGGTGTTTGTCTTGGCGCTCAACTTATAGCAAATACCTTCGGCGCAAAAGTATACAAAGGGAAATGGGGAAAGGAAATTGGGTGGTATCCTGTATTCCCCCAAGACCATCTTGAAATCATCTATAAAGACGAAATAGAAGTTTTCCACTGGCACGGAGACACTTTTGACCTTCCCGAAGGAGCTACCAGATTGGCTTCTTCAGTTAAATACAACAACCAAGCGTTCAGAATAGGAAATCAGGTAATTGGTCTTCAATTCCACTTAGAAGTAACAAAAGAAGATATTAAAAATTGGATAGAAGTTTACAAAAAAGAACTTCAAGAAGAAGGAATACCTGAAGAAAATATCTTAGCAACTGATGAAAAATGGAGAAGACTCAAAATATATAGTGATGTTTTCATAGATTATTTCCTGAAATTGTAA
- a CDS encoding c-type heme family protein produces the protein MKTKQLSITHKILIVFFILVALSTLSFFHLLNKTYKVSLINQGRSLAQEIIIFRKWAASFGGVWTKDKYTEGIGYLMSLDAPYGELKAYKSDEVLKRVGETHFFLHNPALATRELSQLSNIEYGWSFRVVSDRYMAPEDKPDTWETKAIKTIEKKGVTEYWGWDGKTFRYAKAIYVKQSCLKCHGPENQIPEEILKALKAKYGDNYKRAINYKVGDLRGIISVSILPPSIISTALSLVDIVNIGAFIIAFLVFWLFAKYEIIIPIEKLTKAAHDISLGKLDIDLGVRGLKEEEVKDEITKLAIAIDRLRASVQIAIERLRKKK, from the coding sequence ATGAAAACAAAACAACTCAGTATTACCCACAAAATACTAATTGTTTTCTTCATTCTCGTAGCCCTATCTACGCTCTCCTTCTTTCATTTACTCAACAAGACCTATAAAGTAAGCCTTATAAATCAAGGTAGAAGTCTCGCACAAGAAATTATCATATTCAGAAAGTGGGCTGCAAGTTTCGGAGGTGTATGGACAAAAGACAAATACACTGAAGGCATCGGTTATTTAATGAGTTTAGATGCTCCCTATGGAGAATTAAAAGCCTATAAGTCAGATGAAGTTCTTAAAAGAGTAGGAGAAACTCACTTCTTTCTCCACAACCCAGCACTTGCCACAAGAGAACTTTCACAACTATCAAACATTGAATACGGATGGTCTTTCCGCGTAGTATCAGACAGATATATGGCTCCAGAAGACAAACCAGATACCTGGGAAACAAAAGCCATAAAAACTATTGAAAAGAAAGGAGTTACAGAATACTGGGGATGGGATGGAAAAACATTCCGTTACGCCAAAGCTATTTACGTAAAGCAGAGCTGCCTAAAATGTCATGGACCTGAAAATCAAATACCTGAAGAAATATTAAAGGCTCTCAAAGCTAAATATGGAGATAACTACAAAAGAGCCATCAATTACAAAGTTGGCGATTTAAGAGGAATTATAAGCGTATCCATCCTACCACCAAGCATTATTTCAACCGCTCTATCTCTTGTTGATATAGTTAATATAGGAGCATTCATCATAGCTTTCTTGGTGTTCTGGTTATTTGCTAAGTATGAAATAATAATTCCTATTGAGAAACTGACAAAAGCAGCTCACGATATAAGTCTCGGGAAATTAGATATTGATTTAGGAGTCCGCGGTCTGAAGGAAGAAGAAGTTAAAGATGAAATCACTAAATTGGCTATAGCCATTGACCGTTTAAGAGCCAGTGTCCAAATCGCCATTGAAAGGTTAAGAAAGAAAAAATAA
- a CDS encoding septal ring lytic transglycosylase RlpA family protein, producing the protein MKRFIVFLFAVFLISCGTRSERVVIIPSTQKGGVFYRKSECSYTYSVGGKVYCVRKSSYGYVEVGYASWYGPGFHGKRTASGEIYNMYKLTAAHKTLPLGTYVKVINLENGKSVIVKINDRGPFVEGRIIDLSYAAAKKLGMLKKGVAKVKLIALGRKVDHRYVASEYRKGRFYVQIGAFRNKLNAYSFKYSVMRRYGIKVRVVYMDGYYRVLAGPVFSLKDAKRFKEKLEKKGIETSFIIRL; encoded by the coding sequence ATGAAGAGATTTATTGTGTTTCTTTTTGCTGTTTTCCTTATTTCTTGTGGAACGCGTAGTGAAAGAGTAGTTATCATTCCTTCTACACAGAAGGGAGGGGTGTTTTATAGGAAATCGGAGTGTAGCTACACTTATAGTGTTGGTGGGAAAGTTTATTGCGTAAGGAAAAGTAGTTATGGTTATGTTGAGGTTGGGTATGCTTCGTGGTATGGTCCTGGATTTCATGGAAAAAGAACGGCAAGCGGTGAGATTTACAATATGTATAAGTTAACAGCAGCTCATAAGACGTTGCCTTTGGGTACTTACGTAAAGGTTATAAACCTTGAGAATGGAAAAAGCGTGATTGTGAAGATAAACGATAGAGGACCTTTTGTGGAAGGTAGAATCATAGATTTATCTTACGCTGCTGCCAAGAAGTTGGGTATGTTGAAAAAGGGTGTGGCAAAGGTGAAGTTGATAGCTTTAGGCAGAAAAGTTGACCATCGTTACGTTGCGTCTGAGTATCGAAAGGGGCGATTTTACGTTCAGATTGGAGCTTTTAGGAATAAGCTGAATGCTTATTCTTTTAAGTATTCTGTAATGAGAAGGTATGGAATAAAGGTGAGGGTTGTCTACATGGATGGTTATTATAGGGTTTTGGCTGGTCCTGTTTTTTCTTTGAAAGATGCTAAGCGGTTTAAAGAGAAACTTGAGAAGAAAGGTATAGAAACTTCGTTTATTATCAGGCTATAG
- a CDS encoding TldD/PmbA family protein has product MVTDFKELGVYGAKKLLEKGADYGDLFFEKRYTFSASCEDNKVERVSSGLEVGVGIRYIKKQKTYFGFTNKLTIQSIEETIDNLASAAASEKEVTLDLREKEPRYEGIVEGTNFEISVDEKVEYLLKANETARSYGDRIKQVTVVLRDQIQEVTIVNTLGNIVEDVRPRVVFYVLVVASDGILLQTGYEPVGHLGDYSLFQKHPPEKVAKIAAERALKMLEAKPAPAGKFTVVISSKAGGTMIHEAVGHGLEADLANQGLSVYAGKIGEKVASELITVIDNGYMKGMYGSSGYDDEGTATRENVLIENGILKNFMYDTLEAMKAGEFSTGNGRRQSYMHVPIPRMTNTYIKPQDASPEDIIADTKSGILVVKMGGGQVNTVNGDFVFEVSEGYLIENGKVTEPIRGVSLIGNGPEVLKNIDAVGNDLGFSIGTCGKDGQGVPVTDGMPTIRIPEITVGGVK; this is encoded by the coding sequence ATGGTAACAGACTTCAAAGAGTTAGGAGTTTACGGAGCAAAAAAACTCTTAGAAAAAGGAGCAGATTACGGCGACCTTTTCTTTGAAAAGAGATACACTTTTTCCGCTTCCTGTGAAGACAACAAAGTAGAGAGAGTATCTTCTGGGCTGGAAGTTGGAGTAGGAATACGTTACATAAAAAAACAAAAAACTTACTTCGGATTTACAAACAAACTAACAATCCAATCTATTGAAGAAACAATAGACAACTTAGCATCAGCAGCCGCTTCAGAAAAAGAGGTAACGTTAGACCTAAGAGAAAAGGAACCTCGTTACGAAGGAATAGTAGAAGGAACAAACTTTGAAATCTCAGTTGATGAAAAAGTGGAATACCTATTAAAAGCAAACGAAACAGCTCGCTCCTACGGAGATAGAATTAAACAGGTCACAGTTGTTTTAAGAGACCAAATTCAGGAAGTAACTATAGTAAACACCTTAGGTAACATAGTAGAAGACGTAAGACCACGCGTTGTCTTTTACGTTTTGGTAGTAGCATCTGACGGAATACTCCTTCAAACAGGATACGAACCTGTAGGACACTTAGGTGATTACTCCCTTTTCCAAAAACATCCTCCCGAAAAGGTGGCTAAAATAGCTGCCGAAAGAGCTTTAAAAATGCTTGAAGCCAAACCTGCACCTGCAGGTAAATTTACAGTGGTAATCTCCTCAAAAGCCGGCGGAACAATGATTCACGAAGCGGTAGGGCATGGACTTGAAGCCGACCTTGCCAACCAGGGACTTTCTGTTTACGCAGGAAAAATAGGAGAAAAGGTTGCATCAGAATTGATAACGGTAATAGATAACGGCTACATGAAAGGAATGTACGGAAGCTCCGGCTACGACGATGAAGGCACTGCAACAAGAGAAAACGTTCTTATAGAAAACGGCATACTTAAAAACTTCATGTACGACACCCTTGAAGCCATGAAAGCTGGAGAGTTTTCAACTGGTAACGGAAGAAGGCAATCCTACATGCACGTCCCTATACCGAGAATGACAAATACCTATATAAAACCACAGGACGCATCACCGGAAGATATCATTGCCGACACAAAAAGCGGAATTTTAGTTGTTAAAATGGGGGGTGGTCAGGTTAACACCGTTAATGGAGATTTTGTATTTGAGGTCTCCGAGGGCTATCTCATAGAAAACGGAAAGGTAACAGAACCAATAAGAGGTGTTTCCCTTATTGGCAACGGACCAGAAGTTCTCAAAAACATTGATGCGGTAGGGAACGACCTGGGCTTTTCTATAGGCACGTGCGGTAAAGACGGTCAAGGCGTTCCCGTAACTGACGGAATGCCTACTATTCGCATACCCGAAATTACCGTAGGAGGAGTTAAATAA
- a CDS encoding NAD+ synthase, with product MKDRIVELLEIKDKAFITSVLTHFIKEELNKAGFQKAVVGISGGVDSALTAFLSVLALGKENVIGISMPYKTSSEDSKNDARLVAETLDIEFHEIDITPQIDAYYEKFPDADRIRKGNKMARERMSILYDFAHWKNALVIGTSNKSELLIGYSTRWGDGAHDVNPIGDLYKTQVWQMAEYVGVPERIVKKKPSADLWPGQTDEGEIGLTYHTLDQILLAYVDLRMKKEDIVNLGYDKSTVEKVLNMVKRSQYKRKLPIICKITQRTVDKDFLYFRDWGL from the coding sequence ATGAAGGATAGAATAGTAGAACTATTAGAAATAAAAGATAAAGCTTTCATAACAAGCGTCCTTACACACTTCATAAAAGAAGAACTCAACAAAGCCGGATTTCAGAAAGCTGTAGTTGGAATATCGGGAGGTGTAGATTCAGCACTTACAGCCTTCCTATCGGTGTTAGCTTTAGGTAAAGAGAACGTTATAGGCATATCAATGCCCTATAAAACAAGCTCAGAAGACTCAAAGAACGACGCCCGTTTAGTTGCAGAAACTTTAGACATAGAGTTCCACGAGATAGATATAACTCCCCAGATAGACGCTTATTACGAGAAATTTCCAGATGCAGATAGAATCAGAAAAGGAAACAAAATGGCAAGAGAGCGCATGAGTATTCTATACGACTTCGCCCACTGGAAAAACGCATTAGTTATAGGAACGAGTAACAAAAGCGAACTGCTTATAGGTTATTCAACAAGGTGGGGTGACGGCGCTCACGACGTTAATCCAATAGGTGACCTCTATAAAACACAAGTATGGCAGATGGCAGAATACGTTGGCGTTCCTGAAAGAATAGTAAAGAAAAAGCCATCGGCAGACCTCTGGCCCGGTCAGACAGATGAAGGAGAAATAGGATTAACTTACCATACGCTTGACCAAATACTACTTGCTTACGTTGACCTCCGAATGAAGAAGGAAGACATCGTAAACTTAGGATACGATAAATCAACTGTAGAAAAAGTTTTAAACATGGTCAAACGTTCCCAATACAAGCGAAAACTTCCTATAATCTGCAAAATCACTCAGAGAACCGTTGACAAAGACTTCCTATACTTCAGGGACTGGGGGCTATAA
- a CDS encoding class II aldolase/adducin family protein: MKTFIKEKNEMIKTGRIVFEAGLTDTHGGNISIRKGEHIIIKKSGKMLGFLTEDDFVITTLQKNEKLDEGASIELLVHRAIYQNFSEINAIVHAHSPYTVACSLITNTITPMDSEGKLLLHKVPVLSATCVVSSEEVATKIIGLLKLSPIVVVKSHGAFSTGRNLNEALKYLSALENSCKILSIYHSVKGS, encoded by the coding sequence ATGAAAACTTTTATAAAAGAAAAAAACGAAATGATAAAAACAGGGCGAATTGTTTTTGAAGCCGGACTAACAGACACCCACGGAGGAAACATAAGCATCCGAAAAGGTGAACACATAATAATCAAAAAATCAGGAAAAATGTTAGGTTTTTTAACAGAAGATGACTTTGTAATTACAACCCTTCAAAAAAACGAAAAACTTGACGAAGGTGCTTCAATTGAACTATTGGTCCACAGAGCTATATACCAGAACTTTTCCGAAATTAACGCTATCGTTCATGCCCATTCACCGTACACTGTTGCCTGCTCTTTAATAACTAACACAATAACACCTATGGATTCAGAAGGAAAATTACTACTACACAAAGTACCCGTTTTATCTGCCACCTGCGTAGTGTCATCAGAAGAAGTCGCAACAAAAATTATCGGTCTCCTCAAACTATCCCCAATCGTGGTAGTAAAATCCCACGGAGCGTTCTCAACCGGTAGAAATTTAAACGAAGCATTAAAATACCTATCAGCCCTTGAAAACTCGTGTAAAATTCTCTCAATCTATCACTCAGTAAAGGGGAGCTAA
- a CDS encoding POTRA domain-containing protein, translated as MKPIKLIVLISLLTTTTCYSAIVESINFIGLKWCKKEFVEREILLKPGEEFSEELLKKSVRNLLNTHLFYKINPLVKKLKNGNVKITFYVKERFPIIPVPKFRLKSDGSYKVGIEIRDYNLSGMGNKLFIGYTKWINTEFSQDRYLYFQLYRLIKQKGSINGNVYSHEDESEKTFKISVASPWFLDREKIHTLTPGTTYLFLRDKDTNKIKHYFFSFLSYSIDRTTDHVYYTSGTLITFYVKTAIPEISSTFTGSFVGSYSKQIHTKNVDSWGYSFLSGTNFGNYVFPLSSGIPGYDDSKSSGKRFLTFSLNYRKAVIDKSVFVKPKLYFGTVFPSRNFLLTPGIEAEIFWAKLVDGIIKLSFFRGIGSNSSSTQANVKFGFRW; from the coding sequence ATGAAGCCAATCAAATTAATAGTTCTAATTTCCCTTCTCACAACAACTACCTGCTACTCAGCAATTGTGGAAAGTATCAATTTTATAGGTTTAAAGTGGTGCAAAAAGGAATTCGTAGAGAGAGAAATCCTACTCAAACCCGGTGAAGAGTTTTCGGAAGAATTACTAAAAAAATCCGTAAGGAACCTTCTTAATACTCACCTGTTTTACAAAATTAACCCCCTGGTTAAAAAACTCAAAAACGGAAACGTAAAGATAACTTTCTACGTTAAAGAACGCTTTCCCATAATTCCCGTTCCAAAATTCCGATTAAAAAGCGACGGCAGCTATAAAGTAGGAATAGAAATCAGAGATTACAATCTATCTGGAATGGGAAATAAACTATTCATAGGATACACAAAATGGATAAACACAGAATTTTCACAGGATAGATACCTGTACTTTCAACTGTACAGACTCATAAAACAGAAAGGTAGCATAAATGGTAACGTTTATAGCCACGAGGACGAAAGCGAAAAAACGTTTAAAATCTCCGTAGCAAGCCCTTGGTTTTTAGACAGAGAAAAAATCCACACCCTCACCCCTGGCACCACCTACCTATTTCTCAGAGACAAAGACACAAACAAAATCAAACACTATTTCTTCTCATTCTTAAGCTACTCCATTGATAGAACGACTGACCACGTTTACTACACTTCGGGAACGTTAATCACCTTTTACGTAAAAACTGCCATACCAGAGATATCCTCTACATTTACAGGCTCCTTCGTAGGAAGCTACTCAAAACAAATCCACACAAAAAACGTTGATAGCTGGGGATACTCTTTTCTCTCAGGAACAAACTTTGGCAACTACGTTTTTCCACTATCTTCCGGAATACCAGGATACGACGACTCAAAATCGTCAGGTAAACGTTTTTTAACTTTTTCACTTAACTACAGAAAAGCAGTCATAGACAAAAGCGTTTTCGTCAAGCCAAAACTTTACTTTGGAACAGTTTTCCCATCAAGAAATTTCCTTTTAACTCCAGGAATAGAAGCAGAAATCTTCTGGGCAAAGTTAGTAGATGGTATCATTAAACTCAGCTTTTTTAGGGGAATAGGTTCCAACAGCAGCAGCACTCAGGCGAACGTAAAATTCGGATTCAGGTGGTAA
- the nadB gene encoding L-aspartate oxidase: MKSLLTVDSLDIPSETYDVVVVGSGAAGLYCAIVLKRLGLDVCVLSKSEMYEGSTFLAQGGIASALPPDDSTDLHFADTVRAGAGLVDRKMARILVEEGVKRVIDLIELGVDFDKDEEGFIRFTKEAAHSVARIAHCKDKTGEDIEKALISAYSGRIQEFVRVKELIVKNGRCYGVLAEVSGDLRAFYAPAVVFATGGAAGLFEKTTNPPTSTGDGITIALRYGAKLKDLEFVQFHPTAFCDDKECFLISEAVRGEGAVIVDRHGRRFMGDYHHLWELAPRDVVTRAIETQRRLSGGDIYLDFRPIERRGIDIYERFPTICRKLKEKGLDPKKDLIPITPVAHYYIGGVAVDSFGRTSLKGLYAVGEAACTGVHGANRLASNSLLECVVFGNRAAYGVYADWRYLSKRFAEVRVKLEEWKPQNEQKYVLEDVKKVLWSNVGIVRTADSLTKAIDRLSNIALSLSNWEVRNGAILGLAMAISAMRREESRGGHFRSDFPYEREEFKRHSEFTLEDLERLLF; encoded by the coding sequence ATGAAAAGTTTACTTACTGTTGACTCGCTTGATATACCTTCAGAAACTTACGATGTAGTTGTAGTAGGTTCTGGAGCTGCTGGGCTTTACTGCGCAATTGTTCTTAAAAGGTTAGGTTTAGATGTTTGTGTTCTTTCTAAGTCTGAAATGTATGAGGGTTCAACTTTTTTGGCTCAGGGAGGTATAGCTTCTGCCCTGCCTCCTGATGATTCTACTGACCTGCACTTTGCTGATACGGTAAGGGCAGGAGCTGGTTTGGTAGATAGGAAGATGGCAAGGATTTTGGTGGAGGAAGGAGTAAAAAGGGTTATAGACCTTATTGAGTTGGGGGTGGATTTTGATAAAGATGAGGAAGGATTTATCCGGTTTACTAAAGAAGCTGCTCATTCTGTTGCGAGGATAGCGCATTGTAAGGATAAAACTGGGGAGGATATAGAAAAAGCGTTGATAAGTGCTTATTCTGGAAGGATTCAGGAGTTTGTTCGTGTAAAAGAGCTTATAGTAAAAAATGGAAGATGTTATGGAGTTTTAGCAGAAGTTTCTGGGGATTTGAGAGCCTTTTACGCTCCGGCTGTTGTTTTTGCTACTGGTGGTGCGGCGGGATTATTTGAGAAAACTACTAATCCTCCAACGTCAACGGGGGACGGTATAACAATTGCTTTAAGGTATGGTGCAAAATTAAAGGACCTTGAGTTTGTTCAGTTTCATCCTACAGCTTTTTGTGATGATAAAGAGTGTTTTTTGATATCTGAAGCTGTTAGAGGAGAAGGGGCTGTTATCGTTGATAGACATGGTAGAAGGTTTATGGGGGACTATCACCATTTGTGGGAACTTGCTCCGAGAGATGTTGTAACTCGGGCTATTGAAACGCAACGGAGACTGTCTGGTGGAGATATCTATTTAGATTTTAGACCCATAGAGAGAAGGGGGATAGATATTTATGAACGGTTTCCCACAATTTGTAGAAAGCTTAAAGAGAAGGGATTGGACCCGAAGAAAGATTTAATTCCTATAACTCCGGTAGCTCACTACTATATTGGTGGAGTAGCTGTTGATAGTTTTGGTAGAACTTCTTTAAAGGGTCTTTACGCTGTAGGAGAGGCTGCATGTACGGGAGTTCATGGAGCTAATAGACTTGCCAGTAACTCTTTGCTTGAATGTGTTGTTTTTGGTAATAGAGCTGCTTATGGAGTGTATGCTGATTGGAGGTATTTGAGTAAGAGGTTTGCTGAAGTGAGAGTAAAGTTAGAGGAGTGGAAGCCTCAGAATGAGCAGAAGTATGTTTTGGAAGATGTTAAGAAAGTTTTATGGAGTAACGTTGGTATAGTTAGAACGGCAGATTCTTTAACTAAGGCTATTGATAGGCTTTCAAATATAGCTCTTTCTTTATCTAATTGGGAAGTGAGGAATGGAGCTATTTTAGGGCTTGCAATGGCTATAAGTGCGATGAGGAGAGAAGAGAGTAGAGGAGGACATTTTAGAAGTGATTTTCCTTACGAAAGAGAGGAGTTTAAAAGGCACAGCGAATTTACTTTAGAAGATTTAGAAAGGTTGTTATTCTAA